Within Romboutsia sp. CE17, the genomic segment TTGAGAGATACGAAAACTTATAATAAATCTTAGTGTTAATTTAGTTAATATTGGTTTTTAAAAACACAACACACCCGGAGGTGTGTATCGGTATTAACGGGTTTAAAACACGTAAGATTAAAAAGTTCGATAAAAGGAGGGAAATAAAATGGCTAAAGAAAAGATAAGAATAAGATTAAAGTCATATGATCACAAATTATTAGATTTTTCAGCTGGAAAAATAGTAGAAACTGCTAAAAAAGCTGGATCACAAGTTTCAGGACCTGTGCCACTACCAACTGAAAAGCAAATAGTGACAATATTAAGAGCTGTGCATAAATACAAAGACTCTAGAGAGCAATTCGAAATAAGAACTCATAAGAGATTAATAGACATAGCTAACCCAACA encodes:
- the rpsJ gene encoding 30S ribosomal protein S10 — encoded protein: MAKEKIRIRLKSYDHKLLDFSAGKIVETAKKAGSQVSGPVPLPTEKQIVTILRAVHKYKDSREQFEIRTHKRLIDIANPTPKTVDSLMRLDLPAGVDIEIKL